The Malus sylvestris chromosome 14, drMalSylv7.2, whole genome shotgun sequence genome segment AAGATCGCGAATTGGGACAAGGAGCGGAAGGATTGGCTTCGGTTGAATCCGGATTTTCCGAGCTTGGTCAACGGTAAGCCCCGTGTTCTTCTCGTTACTGGGTCTCCCCCTAAGCCTTGTGATAACCCAATTGGGGATCATTACTTGTTGAAGGTGATCAAGAACAAAATTGATTACTGTAGACTTCATGGGATTGAAATTGTGTATAATTTAGCTCATTTGGATAAGGAACTCGCCGGGTATTGGGCGAAATTGCCGTTGATTCGGAGGCTGATGCTTTCGCATCCCGAGGTTGAGTGGATTTGGTGGATGGATAGTGATGCATTGTTTACTGACATGGTGTTTGAGATTCCGCTGTCCAAGTATGATAGTCATAATCTTGTGATTCATGGGTACCCCGATTTGTTGTTTGATCAGAAGTCGTGGATTGCGCTCAACACCGGGAGTTTTCTGTTTAGGAATTGCCAGTGGTCTTTGGATTTGCTTGATGTTTGGGCTCCGATGGGTCCTAAGGGTCCGATAAGGGAGGAGGCCGGGAAGATTTTGACGGCTAATTTGAAGGGGAGACCGGCGTTTGAGGCGGATGATCAGTCAGCGTTGATATACTTGTTGCTTTCACAGAAGGATCAGTGGATGGAGAAGGTGTATGTTGAGAATTCGTACTATTTGCACGGTTACTGGGCTGGGTTGGTGGATCGGTATGAGGAGATGATTGAGAAGTATCATCCGGGTTTGGGTGATGAGAGGTGGCCGTTTGTGACCCACTTCGTGGGTTGCAAGCCCTGTGGAAGTTACGGGGATTACCCGGTGGAGAGGTGCTTGAGCAGCATGGAGAGGGCGTTTAATTTTGCGGATAACCAGGTGCTTAAGCTGTATGGGTTTAGGCACAGGGGTTTATTGAGCCCTAAGATCAAGAGGATCAGGAATGAGACGGCAGCCCCTCTAGAGTTTGTTGATCAGTTTGATATTAGGCGGCATCCAGTGCAAGGGGGCAGCGGATCACACAGCTAGTGAGTAAAACATCCTCGTCACCTCGAATGTTTGATTATTTGGTAGGTAATGATGTAATACATCAGTTACAGAAGAAGATTTTAAACTCGATTACAGTTCACGTTTACTTTGTATTTCGTCTGTTCAGTTGTCGTTCTACTTGCTTCCAACTTTCAAGAACGATAGAATAGAATTCTTTTGCAATCTTGATATCATTTTGTACTGTGTTCTAGTAAGCCTTAAAGAAGGAATTTTATTTATCGACCGCGGTATACTTTCCATTTGAATTTGTTCGAGATTTTCTAGTATGATCCGGTGTACAGGACAATAGAATTTCCGCTAGTATGTTCTCCTTGTAAGTGCATCCATCATAAGCATATTTTCGGTCTAGGGTTTGTCAACTTAGGTTAGTAGTCAGGACTAGGAAGCAACGGTTGTTGAATTCTTGAGGTAACTAGCTCTGAAGTTTTATGTCAAGAGAGATGCCTTGTTGAGATATGTTGTGCCACTTCCAAGTTTTAGTTGTCGCATTGAGCATCGCGTTCGGATGTCCTCAGCTCTACGACACGATGCTCTGCTCCGAAGTATTTCGGAAAGGATTCGACGATCTCTACGTGATTGTTTAGATTATCTTGTTCAAGTTTCTGAGATTTCTACCCGAGCATCAACTATGGATTATCTGGCATTGCTTGTACCTTGTTTCCGAATGTAGGCCTCGTTTGATGAGTCGTATAAGGGATTAGATAGAACTAATAATACGGACCCGGTCGTTTGGTGTTCTCTCATATTAAATAGTCGCCTAGTGGTGTTCTCTCATATTAAATAGTCGCCTAGTGAGTCTGCTTATTTAGTAGGGTATACACCTGCATAATAAACCCTTCCAAAAGGAGTGGATTATTAGTCTGGTTCCCTTCCCTCTCTCACGCACTTCGTTCTCCACGACACCTCCTTTCGCCGTTGTCCCCCTCATCGTCGTCGTTCTTGCCGACATCGTTCTCCCCGTCGTCGTTCTTGCCGAAATCGTTCTCCCCGTCGTCGTTCTTGCCGGCACCGTCAACGCCTATGGACTCCATGTCTTCCTCTGCTACAAGAGCCTCGAGGCTTGGTCGTTGCACATCGAAAGCTTTGAGTCCGATCCGCTCCCTTAGTTTTTCGCCTGCTCTCTCAAGGCTCGCAAGAACGACATCGCTGTTAAGGTCCGTCTTGCAGCTCAATTCGTCGGCATTTCTGATCGCGTTTTCTTAATGTTACTTATTTTCTAGAGCTACAGAATTCTGGTGTTGAGCTAAGTTGATTCCATTACTCACTTTGTTTCTTGGTTTTTGATAGACAATGTTGATAGTAGCTCCAAGAACTGTAAGGAGATGGGGAGTGAGGGTGTTAGGGGGTGCGACGGAGAGATCTGGGGAAGACAAGACTGAAGAGatgattacaattttttttttaattttattttaagtttgattaaATAAAGGTagattttgttcttttttaatttgacCCATTTGGTGGTCGTGAAAATGTAATAATACTTTGAATTCCTTATATCCGGTATAGTACCAAatatagtataaataatacggttgTTAGTTcaatactgcaccaaacgtcaAACAAATTTAGTTAGTACTATCCGATAACTATTTATCATATTTGACTGAAATAGTCAGCAtagtccgagctgccaaacagGACCTTAAGGTCTTGAGAAAATTTAAACTCGGACTTTAAGATGATCAACGAATAAGTACTAAGTAGTTTAGTTACGTTCACCATTTTCTAAAACTACAACTTGTTTTCAAATTGAATGGCAGTGAAAGTTgggcaacaacaacaaagcttgcAGACTCGAAATCGTACCAATCGTAGGCGGATTGCGCCCTGTAAATATGTTTCATTCACTCAAGAAACCATAATTATTCGATAATTCAAAACTAATTAATAAttcacataaacttaatacagaCATTAACACCCTGCAAAGAAAATTGAAGGTCCATAATATGTTGCGAAAATTCAGAGACAAACAACGAAGAGGAAAGATCAGTCGACCACAGCGAGAGTTTCATGCTCCTTGCCAAAAACGGCTGCTTCCACGTAGCGGCGTAATCAGAATTTTCAAATAATAGGATCATAATATCAACAAAAAAGCTTTATTGGGCCATTTCGTAGAGCAACTAGTAGACACCTGCCAATTCCTGTCAACACATGATGCAGTTTATGCCAATAAATATCGATAAATTATTATTTGTAGAGGT includes the following:
- the LOC126600514 gene encoding probable xyloglucan 6-xylosyltransferase 5; its protein translation is MGQDSPFAAQKRTSSGGLPTTTTGTSANGRAGRAYGALPRGRQIQKTFNNIKITILCGFVTILVLRGTIGVGNLGSSEADAVNQNLIEETNRILAEIRSDSDPNDPDELTETEINPNITYTLGPKIANWDKERKDWLRLNPDFPSLVNGKPRVLLVTGSPPKPCDNPIGDHYLLKVIKNKIDYCRLHGIEIVYNLAHLDKELAGYWAKLPLIRRLMLSHPEVEWIWWMDSDALFTDMVFEIPLSKYDSHNLVIHGYPDLLFDQKSWIALNTGSFLFRNCQWSLDLLDVWAPMGPKGPIREEAGKILTANLKGRPAFEADDQSALIYLLLSQKDQWMEKVYVENSYYLHGYWAGLVDRYEEMIEKYHPGLGDERWPFVTHFVGCKPCGSYGDYPVERCLSSMERAFNFADNQVLKLYGFRHRGLLSPKIKRIRNETAAPLEFVDQFDIRRHPVQGGSGSHS